Genomic DNA from Leptospira broomii serovar Hurstbridge str. 5399:
TATTAAATAAAGCTTTTTCTTAACCTCCGTTTTTCAGAACCGCTTGTATTTTATATCCAAGATAATTTTCGTGAAGCAGTTTTTCATCAATAAGGTTTATTACTTTACCACCGTGGGGAATATCGCCCAAATATGCATCTTCGTAATTAAGATAATTATTAACTATCGGAATTTCCGAAATAACGGTACTCATAGAGACGATCTCAAAATCATTTTTTTCGGCGATTACTTTTAAAGTGACGGGTGAATAAAGGTTAACGTGCTCCAATCCGTCAAACATCTTGCATTTTTCTTGCAAAACCCTTGCTGCAAGAGCGTGGAAATTCGGAACTTGGATAAAAATTACTCCGTCGGGTGCGAGTAAGCGTTTCATTAATTTTAAATATTTATGCCCATCTTTGATATGTTCAAACACATCCCATAATGTAATCGCATTAAACTTAATCGGAAATTCAATACTCTCAAGCATCTGATTAAATGCCTTATGGCCTTTCTTTTTAGTGTAAGCAATTTCGGCTTCGTTGAGTTCAACACCCCATGTGTCCCAACCGTTCGATTTTGCGATATCTAGAAAGCCGCCGGCCGAACATCCCACGTCTAGTATAGCTCCCCTTTTCGTGTGCGGGGTTAACGCTTCTAATCCTTTCATGTATATTTTTTTATAGAAGTCGCTTTCATTTTCGACAACTTCGGATTGAACCGTGTTATTGCCCGTATAAAATTTAGTTAGCGAGTCATCCGTAAAAACGGGGTTTAAGTAACCCATACCACATTCGTTGCATTTAACGTAAACCCCTCCGTCCGCGTTAAAAATAACTCTCTCGTTATCCTTCAGACAAACAGGACAGCTTCGTTTCTCTAAATATTCTGATTTAAAAAAACCGGTTTTAGGATCTTTAAAGGAATCATGATATCGTTTTGCGGCGTCGTACATGAACTGCCGGCCCTCGTGGAGTTTTTTGGCTCCTATTGCCAAAGCCATATCCTCAGGTCTACTTGTGGTATTACTCACTATCGCTCCTCTCTCCGTCTGCAAGTTATTCTTTTCAAAGAGAATAATATCGCAAATCATCTAAGCAAGCAAAAAAGTAATTTTCAATAATGAATACGCGGCCTTGGTGATCATCATTCGGAAGATGAAAAAATCAGTCGATTGTCCGGCTGATGAACTATCCAGTAAAACTTTCAATCGGTCCCTTTCCCTAACTCCCATAGTTCGAATAGTGTCGGTCCGGCCGTAAGGGAAGGCGTCTAATTTTATAAAATTGAAAATCGGCAGTGCGGGCTTTACTAGTTTCACGAACGATCAGTATAAGCCATGCTCCAATGCATGAAACTCTTCCTTGAGCGCCTTTTTTACATTACATTGAAAAAGATCCGGTTGCGAATTATTTAGCGTAAAGCAAGCTGAAATAATTGCAAAGGGGGGCAAATATTTAAAATTCGTGCTCCTATTAAGATAAAGTAAACTCCATTTTCACGGACGTACCCGCCTGAGGCTTCGACTGAATGCTTATCGAACCTTTGTGAAGTAAGACTATGTTTTGCGTTAGGGATAAACCGATTCCGTTTCCTTCCGCGAATTTTCCGTTCCCGCCTCGAAAGAAGAAATTAAAGACATTCGGCAGGTCTTCTTTTTCAATTCCAATCCCGCTATCCTTAAATTCTATAATCAGTGAGTTATTCTTGCTCATTTTAATAAAAACTTGAGATCGATTGTCCGGTGAAAACTTGCATCCATTTTCCATAATATTCATGAAAGCTAATTTTACTAGATACTCATTTCCGCTTACGGTAAGTGCCTCCGATTGCTCGAAATCGTCGCTAAAAACCAAGTCGACGTTATAGTGCTTATTTTTAGCGATCAATTCGGATCTTGCATCCAGCAACACTTCGTCGATTCTAACCCGCCTAAACCTGATAGCGGAAGGATCATAACTAGTTTTTGCGAGGTCGAGCAAGTCGCTTATTAGTCGAACTAATTTTTTAGAATCGGATAAAGTAAGTCCTATGATTTTCCTATATTCGTCGACGGTTCTCCGTTTATTTTGTGATAATTCCAGCTCGGCAACGATTGCAGACAAAGGTGTGCGTAATTCGTGCGATATATTCGAGATGAACTCCTTTTGAGCCTTAAACGACTTTTCAAGTCGATCTAACATCTCATTAAAGGTAAGACCTAATTCGCTTATTTCATCCTTCCCTTTTCCGACTATGATTCTTGAATCTAGGCTAGTGGCTGTAATTTCTGCGACTTTGCCGATTAGCTTGGACACCGGATTTAAAGATTGCTTAGCGAATAAGCGACCTAAAATCAAGGTCAATCCGACCATGATGATGTATGCTATGATCAATCTATACTTGAGTTTTTGTAGAATTGCGAACCCGTATCCGTCCCTAGCCGCGGCGGTTATGATATACTTTTTTCCGTCGTGAATATGCAGTAATCCTACCGCTTGCAGATTATTTGTATAGAATTTGATTTCGCCTTGCTCCAGAATATCCTGAAACATGGACGGCGTTTCCTTAACTTTGTCCAATTCCACCGAGTCATGGTATAATAGATTCAAATTTTCATCATAGATAGCGATCTCCTCTTCGAAAAGAGTATTCGGGGAACTTTTGTAGATCAACTGAAGCGCCTCAGGCGGAACTTTCGCCTCCAATAGAAGTTCAGCCTTCGTAACCGCTTGGCTTTTCAATCTTTTATAATATTCTTCTTCTCTATTATTGCTGAAAGAAGCATAAACTATCAAAGCAAACATCAAAAGCAATGTGGAAAAAAGCGCTGTGAATAATAAGGTTAGCTTAAGTCTAATTTTCACGAGTCACGGGCCTTCTTTTAGTATAAAACCCATTCCGGATTTGGTATGTATTAGTTTTGTCGG
This window encodes:
- a CDS encoding class I SAM-dependent methyltransferase, which gives rise to MSNTTSRPEDMALAIGAKKLHEGRQFMYDAAKRYHDSFKDPKTGFFKSEYLEKRSCPVCLKDNERVIFNADGGVYVKCNECGMGYLNPVFTDDSLTKFYTGNNTVQSEVVENESDFYKKIYMKGLEALTPHTKRGAILDVGCSAGGFLDIAKSNGWDTWGVELNEAEIAYTKKKGHKAFNQMLESIEFPIKFNAITLWDVFEHIKDGHKYLKLMKRLLAPDGVIFIQVPNFHALAARVLQEKCKMFDGLEHVNLYSPVTLKVIAEKNDFEIVSMSTVISEIPIVNNYLNYEDAYLGDIPHGGKVINLIDEKLLHENYLGYKIQAVLKNGG
- a CDS encoding ATP-binding protein, with protein sequence MKIRLKLTLLFTALFSTLLLMFALIVYASFSNNREEEYYKRLKSQAVTKAELLLEAKVPPEALQLIYKSSPNTLFEEEIAIYDENLNLLYHDSVELDKVKETPSMFQDILEQGEIKFYTNNLQAVGLLHIHDGKKYIITAAARDGYGFAILQKLKYRLIIAYIIMVGLTLILGRLFAKQSLNPVSKLIGKVAEITATSLDSRIIVGKGKDEISELGLTFNEMLDRLEKSFKAQKEFISNISHELRTPLSAIVAELELSQNKRRTVDEYRKIIGLTLSDSKKLVRLISDLLDLAKTSYDPSAIRFRRVRIDEVLLDARSELIAKNKHYNVDLVFSDDFEQSEALTVSGNEYLVKLAFMNIMENGCKFSPDNRSQVFIKMSKNNSLIIEFKDSGIGIEKEDLPNVFNFFFRGGNGKFAEGNGIGLSLTQNIVLLHKGSISIQSKPQAGTSVKMEFTLS